A window from Catalinimonas alkaloidigena encodes these proteins:
- a CDS encoding PhzF family phenazine biosynthesis protein — protein sequence MEYTYYLCDVFSDTAFGGNPLAVVPEASGLTSEQMQQMAREFNFSESTFVLPAERGHTRKVRIFTPTREIPFAGHPNVGTAFVLASVGELGDIPTSTQITFEEKAGLVDITVTRLDNGRFACELKAPEPFSLGKTLSVETVAAALSLSPEELVVANHPPQVASVGLPFVLVEVRDLAALQRSRPHFDRLLDIKAQGIEPDIHVYCRSNDAFDLRARMFAPLDGVPEDPATGSANCALTALLTHLRTEESGQFAYTIAQGVEMGRPSLLESRAEKKAGSVTSVWIGGQAVMMSKGIFFID from the coding sequence ATGGAATATACCTATTATCTGTGTGATGTTTTCAGCGATACGGCTTTTGGTGGGAACCCGCTGGCCGTGGTGCCGGAAGCAAGTGGCCTGACGAGCGAGCAGATGCAGCAGATGGCGCGTGAGTTCAATTTCTCCGAAAGCACGTTCGTGCTGCCGGCCGAACGGGGGCATACGCGGAAGGTGCGCATTTTTACCCCGACGCGCGAAATCCCTTTTGCGGGGCATCCCAACGTAGGCACCGCCTTTGTGCTGGCTTCTGTGGGTGAGTTGGGCGACATCCCGACCTCCACGCAAATCACGTTTGAGGAAAAAGCGGGGTTGGTCGACATCACCGTCACAAGGCTCGACAACGGACGTTTTGCGTGCGAACTCAAAGCCCCGGAACCGTTCTCGCTCGGAAAAACGCTTTCGGTCGAAACCGTTGCGGCAGCGTTGTCGCTTTCGCCCGAGGAGCTGGTCGTAGCAAACCATCCGCCGCAGGTTGCCTCCGTAGGGCTGCCTTTTGTGCTGGTGGAAGTCAGGGACCTGGCGGCGCTGCAACGCAGTCGTCCGCACTTCGACCGGTTGCTGGACATCAAGGCGCAGGGCATTGAGCCGGACATCCATGTCTATTGTCGGAGCAACGATGCCTTCGATCTACGCGCGCGGATGTTCGCGCCTCTGGATGGGGTACCCGAAGATCCCGCTACGGGAAGCGCGAATTGCGCACTAACGGCGCTGTTGACGCACCTCCGCACGGAAGAAAGCGGACAGTTTGCCTACACCATTGCGCAGGGCGTGGAGATGGGGCGGCCAAGCCTACTGGAGAGCCGGGCCGAAAAAAAGGCGGGAAGCGTGACGTCCGTATGGATCGGCGGGCAGGCCGTGATGATGAGCAAAGGCATCTTCTTTATCGATTGA
- a CDS encoding short chain dehydrogenase has product MKILVVGGTGTLGKVVVEALRKKHEVITAGSKSGDVQVDITDLASIQQVFEQVGTLDALVVTAGGAAMAPVQQLTEAHFYKGIRSKMMGQINLALVGQTYLNPGGSITLTSGILAEDPIANGAVLTTINSAVNGFVLGAAGELVKSQLRINVVSPGLVEASAEALGEYFPGHVPVPMAQVASAYVKSVEGILTGQIIRVV; this is encoded by the coding sequence ATGAAAATACTAGTGGTCGGCGGAACGGGCACCCTCGGGAAAGTCGTGGTGGAAGCCCTCCGGAAAAAGCATGAGGTCATCACCGCCGGTTCGAAAAGCGGCGATGTGCAGGTCGATATCACCGATCTGGCTTCCATTCAACAGGTGTTTGAGCAAGTCGGGACGCTCGACGCCCTGGTCGTAACGGCTGGTGGCGCGGCGATGGCCCCGGTACAACAACTGACTGAAGCGCATTTTTACAAGGGCATCCGCAGCAAGATGATGGGGCAGATCAACCTCGCCCTGGTGGGGCAAACGTACCTGAATCCGGGCGGGAGCATCACGCTCACGTCGGGCATCCTGGCCGAAGATCCCATTGCGAACGGCGCGGTGTTAACCACCATCAACAGTGCGGTGAACGGTTTTGTGCTCGGGGCCGCGGGCGAATTGGTGAAGTCGCAACTGCGCATCAACGTGGTCAGTCCCGGCTTGGTCGAAGCCTCGGCCGAAGCCCTCGGAGAGTACTTTCCCGGTCACGTACCGGTGCCGATGGCGCAGGTGGCAAGCGCCTACGTCAAAAGTGTAGAGGGCATCCTGACCGGACAGATCATCCGGGTCGTATAG